CAGTTTCAACCGCTGCGCGGGATTGTAGTCCAACCGCAGATCGGAGGTATCGCTGTTCAGCCCTTCGGTTCCGCTCGTCCGGTACTGCTGCGAGCCGACGTTTGGTTCCGGCAAGAGAGTCAACAAGGCGGCGGTCGCCGGATTCGCGGTCAGGTTCGTACCGCCGCCGTAATCGGACAAGTTGCAGGTCCCGGGGGCCGCATTGGAATCACAGGAATTGTGCATGGTTTGGGTGGGCACATTGAGAAGCGTGGTGGCGCCGGAAGCGCCACGTTCTCCGCGATAGTCGCCAAAGAAAAAAAGGCGTTCCTTAATGATGGGTCCACCCAGGGATGCGCCGAACTGGTTTCGCTTCACCGTGAGATTGTTGAGCTGAGGAGAAAGAAATGGACTTGAGGCTTCGCCCACCGCAGACTCGCTATAGTCGAAGAGGCTGCCATGCAGCGAGTTCGACCCGGACTTGGTCTGAACCGTGACGACTCCGGCGGTTGCTTCGCCGAATTCCGCACTGTAATTTGAGGTGGTGATCTTCATTTCCTCGACCGCGTCTTGATTCGGATTGATGACCACGATGCCTTCTAGGGGGTCTCGGTTGTCGGTGCCGTCCAGTTGGTAAGCGGTTCCGCTGAAAAGTTGGCCATTGACATTGATGTATGTGCCCTGTTGCGGATTCTGCGCGCGGGAGAGGACCTGGGTCACAGGAATCGCGCCGGGAGCGAGTACCTCGAGATTGGACGTGTTCTGTTCATGCAGCGGCAAGTCTGCAATCTGCGTGCGATCGAGGATGGTCGCGACGTCGGTTCGGTCGATTTTCAATACGCTAACGTCGGCCGCGCTCCCGGTAACGATGTCAGACTTACTGCCCGGAACAAGTTTAGGATTTACTCCGGTCGAATTGTCGGCGTACACGGTGACTTGCGAATTTTGAAAGGTTTTGTATCCGCCCGCTTCAATTTTCAAACTGTACTCGTCAGGAGGTACGTCGTTCAAAGCGTAAAATCCCGAACTGTCGGTGACCGTGGTAAATCTGGTGCCTTTTCCAACCGATGTGATGGTTACTTTGGCGCCGCTGATCGGCTTTCCGGAGAGATCGGTGAGTGCACCCTTAACGTTTCCGTAGACAGCTTGCGCTGAGGTGAATGGGCCCGTGGCGACTACCATTGCAACCAATAGCACCGCAGTTAGGGACGGGAGTCTCATAATTCTCTCCTTGCTTCTTAGCGATGTAGGGGCCCAGACTAGGAGGACGAAATGAGCACATCGAGCATGTGCGCATTGGGGGCATTACATTAACCTGAGAACTGGATGGCAGTCAAGCCCGGGTTGAGCAAGATCCTCAGCGCCAGGGCTCGCATCTCGTGGAAGGGCGCAAAAGAAATTCACAACTCTAGAAATTGACAGATGCCAGTCACGAGGCGAAAAGCTGGGAGTGTGCTAGCCTAACAGGGCTAGCGCAGGCTGCGGCGTGCGCCAGCAGGCCGATCCGGGCAACGCGAAAAATTCTTCCGTGGTGCACTTCGTCAATCTCGATCTCGTCCATCTCGGTCTCGTCCATCTCGATTTTGCCGACCTCAGTCTCGCCAATCTGAATCCTGCCAATTTGAATCCAACCAATTTAAGACTGGCATTGTTGTCAGCGGCGGTGCTGGGCTTCCGACACGGCCTAGACTACGACCATATCGCGGCGATCACCGATATCAGCAGCGTGCAACTGAGGGCCCGCGACGCGATGCGCTACGGGCTGCTGTACGTGGCTGGACATGCAACCACGGTCGCCCTGTTGGGCTCGGCTGCCGTGATGTTCCGAATTGCTTTGCCCGCGGCCAGCGATCGCTGGGCGGAGCGCCTGGTCGGGATCACTCTGCTGGTGCTGGGGCTATACGTGCTGGGGACGTTCTTCCGTCCGTCGACTCACAGCCATGGGCATCCTCGGGCGCGCACACGCATCACGCTGCTGATGAATGGGGCGTTGTGGGTTTACTGGCGGTTGAGCCGCATTTTTGGCGGTACCCGCGTGGAAGCTCCAGAAGTATTTAAGGACGGCTATGGTACGAGTTCGACCTTTGTGGTGGGAGTAATTCATGGCCTGGGAGCGGAGACACCGACGCAAATTCTGCTGTTCTTGATGGCAGCGAATCTCGGTGGGACAGGCGCCGGGTTGCTCGGCCTGACGATGTTTATTTTGGGGCTGGTATTGATGAATACATTGATGTGCGGGATGGCGGCAGGTTTGTTCTCGATGGATAAGGTGCTGGGCTGGCTGGCGACGAACGGGGCCTCGAGCGGGCGGCTTTCGCGGGCGTTCGGTTCCCTGCTGCCGGCCTTCCGTGCACACGCCGTGAGCGGTTTCACGCTACTTACTTCGGCGTACAGCATTGTTGTGGGAGCGATTTTCTTGTTTGGGTCGGCCGGTAAACTGCCTTCGCTGACGGGATGAAGGGATCGGACGGAGCGGTGTACTGAAATCCTCTTTGCCCTTCCACTCTTGAGCCAGCGTCGGCAGCCGATACCAGATGGGACGCAAAAGGATGTTTCATGTGTGCATCGGTTTGCACTTGAAGAACCGCCGGAGTAGTCGGCAGATTAACTAACCATATATGCTGCAATGAGTTACAATGATTCCTAGTTTGGCACTCCGGGTGCTCCGAGTGAGATGGGGTTTTGTCTGTAACTCTGTTGCATTCGATTCAGGAGGAGTTTTATGAAGCGCATACTGTGGATGGCTTTGCTCATGCTGGCACTGCCAATGGCCGCTTTCGCCGCCAGTTCAGTCGATTTCACCAACGGTGGTGGCACCCTGTCTGGCAGCAGCGCCGGGTTAAGCCTTAGCGGTTCAGAGTTGATTGCCGTCAATGGCCTCAATGGTCTCGGCCTGGTTACAGGCGATTTAGGCACAGTGACGTTCTCTACCGGAGCGTTGACCTCCGGCAGCCTACAGATGGGCGGCACCTTTGCAAGCGGTGGAAGTTTTGTGATCACCGGCAACGGCATGAATGGAATTCCCAATAGTGCGATCTTCACAGGAACGTTTAACGGGCCTGTGACTTGGACGCTGGTAACGTTGGCGAACGGCACCCATAACTACACCCTGTCGGGTTCGCTCGGCGGTAGTTGGTACAACGGAAGTAGCGTTTTCGGAGCGACCGTGCAGTTGACGATCAATACCGGGAAGGGCTTTTTTGACGGCTCAACGACGATCTCGAGCGGGGACACCAATATTGTGGTTCCCGAGCCGGGTAGCCTGACTCTTCTAGGCACGGGGTTGGTCGGTCTTGCTGGACTGCTGCACCGCAAACTGAAGGTATAACTGCCAACTTTACGATCCTGAATCGAGCCCCGCCAAGGACTGGCGGGGCTTTTCTTTGTCCTTAATCTGCTTTGTTCTTTCTTACCTGTTTATCCCGAGATGGGAGCTGTCCGTTTTCTTTCCATTACCCCGGTAATCTGGCCGAGGGGATTACCGTTGACCCACCCGGCAGGCCCTCTTAGATTGCCAACAGGGGGTTGTATGAAAGATATTCATGAGGTCCTGCGGCAAAAGCAGGCGAAATACGCCCAACTTGGCAAACAGATCGAGATGCTCCAGCAGGCCGCAGAAAAGCTGCGCGAAGTAGCTCCGCTGCTGGCCGAGAATGACGATGACGACAACGGAGTTCTTGCCGAAGTTGACGATGCCGCCCTGCAAGGGGATGCGATGTCGGCGAAGGCTGGAGCTGGTTCCGGCAGTGCTACCGCGTCGAAGGCGGCGCGGCCCACAGCTCCTCGCTGGCCGTAAACGGTCGGGGCAGCGACGCTGACGAATCGTGAAGCTGACAATCGTGAATCTGAGTAACAGCGAACCCAAGCAACTATGAATCTTCAGGCATTACTGGTTTCGACCGACGATAGCGCCTCGGATGTGTTGGGCAGAGTCTTGTCCGGCTACGGCGTCATTATGGACCGATCGAGCGATCCGGAGACGACGCTGGCTCGAATCCAGGCGCAGAAGTTCGAAGCACTGATCGTCGATTTCGATAATCCTGAAATGGCGGAAGACGTGTTGCAGCAGGCGCAGAAGTTGGGCACCGACCCGTTAACCGTTGCTTTAGTGGCGGATACGGCGAAGGTGCGCGAGATTCTGAGCGACGGGGCGCACTTTGTCGTCTACAAACCTATCTCTGAG
Above is a window of Candidatus Sulfotelmatobacter sp. DNA encoding:
- a CDS encoding PEP-CTERM sorting domain-containing protein, whose translation is MKRILWMALLMLALPMAAFAASSVDFTNGGGTLSGSSAGLSLSGSELIAVNGLNGLGLVTGDLGTVTFSTGALTSGSLQMGGTFASGGSFVITGNGMNGIPNSAIFTGTFNGPVTWTLVTLANGTHNYTLSGSLGGSWYNGSSVFGATVQLTINTGKGFFDGSTTISSGDTNIVVPEPGSLTLLGTGLVGLAGLLHRKLKV